From Camelina sativa cultivar DH55 chromosome 20, Cs, whole genome shotgun sequence, the proteins below share one genomic window:
- the LOC104770311 gene encoding uncharacterized protein LOC104770311 isoform X1 has translation MDKRENAGWTPVPQFGGWDQIGPNDETNYSVVFSKARANRKQNKAGVRHSSLGSQQELMASARRNHQQLHHRHETQDDDPVMKKKRILTYINCCIRPN, from the exons ATGGATAAGAGGGAG AATGCTGGATGGACTCCAGTTCCACAGTTCGGAGGATGGGACCAAATCGGACCAAATGACGAAACAAACTACTCGGTTGTCTTCTCCAAAGCTCGCGCTAACAGGAAGCAGAACAAAGCTGGTGTGAGACATTCTAGTTTGGGAAGCCAACAAGAACTCATGGCAAGTGCTCGTCGCAACCACCAGCAACTTCACCATCGCCACGAAACTCAAGACGATGACCCTGTCATG aagaagaagaggatcttGACCTACATTAATTGTTGTATCAGGCCAAACTAG
- the LOC104770311 gene encoding uncharacterized protein LOC104770311 isoform X2 codes for MKSKHNAGWTPVPQFGGWDQIGPNDETNYSVVFSKARANRKQNKAGVRHSSLGSQQELMASARRNHQQLHHRHETQDDDPVMKKKRILTYINCCIRPN; via the exons ATGAAATCTAaacat AATGCTGGATGGACTCCAGTTCCACAGTTCGGAGGATGGGACCAAATCGGACCAAATGACGAAACAAACTACTCGGTTGTCTTCTCCAAAGCTCGCGCTAACAGGAAGCAGAACAAAGCTGGTGTGAGACATTCTAGTTTGGGAAGCCAACAAGAACTCATGGCAAGTGCTCGTCGCAACCACCAGCAACTTCACCATCGCCACGAAACTCAAGACGATGACCCTGTCATG aagaagaagaggatcttGACCTACATTAATTGTTGTATCAGGCCAAACTAG